The following are from one region of the Mycolicibacterium diernhoferi genome:
- the nrdF gene encoding class 1b ribonucleoside-diphosphate reductase subunit beta translates to MKLIDRVSAINWNRLQDDKDAEVWERLTGNFWLPEKVPVSNDIPSWGTLNEHEKQLTMRVFTGLTLLDTIQGTVGAVSLIPDALTPHEEAVYTNIAFMESVHAKSYSNIFSTLCSTSEIDEAFRWSEENPNLQRKAQIVMDFYKGDDPLKRKVASTLLESFLFYSGFYLPMYWSSRAKLTNTADMIRLIIRDEAVHGYYIGYKFQKGLALETEARKQELKEYTYELLFELYDNEVEYTQDLYDGVGLTEDVKKFLRYNANKALMNLGYEALFPKDETDVNPAILSALSPNADENHDFFSGSGSSYVIGKAVVTEDEDWDF, encoded by the coding sequence ATGAAGCTGATCGATCGCGTATCGGCCATCAACTGGAACCGTCTGCAGGATGACAAGGATGCCGAGGTGTGGGAGCGCCTGACCGGCAACTTCTGGTTGCCCGAGAAGGTGCCGGTGTCCAACGACATCCCATCCTGGGGGACCCTCAACGAGCACGAGAAGCAGCTCACCATGCGCGTGTTCACCGGCCTGACGTTGCTGGACACCATCCAGGGCACCGTCGGCGCGGTCAGCCTGATCCCCGATGCGCTGACCCCGCACGAAGAGGCGGTCTACACCAACATCGCCTTCATGGAGTCCGTGCACGCCAAGAGCTACAGCAATATCTTCTCCACGCTGTGCTCCACCTCCGAGATCGACGAGGCGTTCCGCTGGTCGGAGGAGAACCCGAACCTGCAGCGCAAGGCGCAGATCGTGATGGACTTCTACAAGGGCGACGACCCGCTCAAGCGCAAGGTGGCCTCCACCCTGCTGGAGAGCTTCCTGTTCTACTCCGGCTTCTACCTGCCGATGTACTGGTCCTCGCGCGCCAAGCTCACCAACACCGCCGACATGATCCGGCTGATCATCCGCGACGAGGCCGTGCACGGCTACTACATCGGCTACAAGTTCCAGAAGGGTCTCGCCCTGGAGACCGAGGCCCGCAAGCAGGAGCTCAAGGAGTACACCTACGAGCTGCTGTTCGAGCTGTACGACAACGAGGTGGAATACACCCAGGACCTCTACGACGGCGTCGGGCTGACCGAGGACGTCAAGAAGTTCCTGCGCTACAACGCCAACAAGGCGTTGATGAACCTCGGCTACGAGGCGCTGTTCCCCAAGGACGAGACCGACGTCAACCCGGCGATCCTGTCCGCGCTGAGCCCGAACGCCGACGAGAACCACGACTTCTTCTCCGGCTCCGGATCCAGCTACGTGATCGGCAAGGCCGTGGTCACCGAGGACGAGGACTGGGACTTCTAG
- a CDS encoding Atu4866 domain-containing protein yields the protein MTNITRLALSVIGVLALTVTLGCTANAESLAPTGQQQRNEEVIRDAFALGVGDDDTFYAVLADDVEWTVARAGGASTYTGRAEFLRDGAAPIVSRLDGQIHAEIRELVAADDVVVASWRGTATARDGLPYVNEYAWVMTMRDERVVRVTAYLDLVALGELLERVSPDTAAGRPYLGMWTTADGRIRQELRPDGRYDEARGSRESAYTGRYEVRGERIEYRDDSGFTADGTFVTPDELHHGGMIFYRQPR from the coding sequence ATGACCAACATCACTCGTCTTGCCCTGTCGGTGATCGGCGTCCTGGCCCTCACCGTGACGCTCGGATGTACTGCCAACGCCGAAAGTTTGGCTCCCACCGGCCAGCAGCAACGCAACGAGGAGGTGATCCGGGATGCCTTCGCGCTCGGGGTCGGCGACGACGACACCTTCTATGCGGTCCTCGCCGACGATGTCGAGTGGACGGTGGCCCGGGCCGGCGGGGCGTCCACCTATACCGGGCGCGCGGAATTTCTCCGCGACGGCGCCGCCCCGATCGTGTCCCGTCTCGACGGTCAGATCCACGCCGAGATCAGGGAACTGGTCGCCGCGGATGATGTGGTGGTCGCGTCGTGGCGTGGCACCGCCACCGCGCGCGACGGGCTCCCGTACGTCAACGAGTACGCCTGGGTGATGACCATGCGCGATGAGCGCGTGGTCCGGGTGACGGCCTACCTGGACCTGGTCGCGCTCGGTGAACTGCTGGAACGGGTGAGCCCGGACACCGCCGCCGGCCGTCCCTACCTCGGCATGTGGACGACCGCCGATGGTCGCATCCGCCAGGAACTGCGGCCCGACGGGCGCTACGACGAAGCGCGGGGCTCGCGGGAGAGCGCCTACACCGGGCGGTACGAGGTGCGGGGTGAGCGCATCGAGTACCGGGACGACTCCGGGTTCACCGCCGATGGGACGTTCGTCACCCCCGACGAACTGCACCACGGTGGCATGATCTTCTATCGTCAACCGCGCTGA
- a CDS encoding flavin-containing monooxygenase — protein sequence MSTDAVSTRALIIGSGFSGLGMGIALKKQGVDFLILEKADEIGGTWRDNTYPGCACDIPSHMYSFSFEPKADWTHMWSFQPEIFDYLKGVADKHGLRRHIRFGAHVDRAHWDEAESRWHVFDATGQEYVAQFLISGAGGLHIPSIPEIPGRDQFGGVAFHSAQWNHEVDIRGKRVAVIGTGASAIQIVPAIVDDVAELQLYQRTPAWVMPRPNNAFPQWMRTVFTRVPGVRALLRAGIYWIHEGVGFAMTQQPRLLKIGELMGKWNINRSIKDPELRRKLTPDYRAGCKRILNSDTYYRGIANPKTTVVTERIERMTPGGFVTADGAEHPVDVVIWATGFHVTDSYTYVDIKGADGEDLVDRWNAEGMAAHRGITVAGMPNLFFLLGPNTALGHNSVVFMIESQIRYVAQAIAAVDQAGAAALAPTRRAQDEYNADLQRHLAGTVFSTGGCHSWYMDAHGVNRTLWSGMTWQYWLATRSFKPSEYSFIRQRESVRS from the coding sequence GTGTCTACTGACGCTGTCTCGACCCGCGCACTGATCATCGGATCCGGTTTCTCCGGACTCGGGATGGGCATCGCGCTCAAGAAACAAGGTGTGGACTTCCTGATCCTGGAGAAGGCCGACGAGATCGGCGGCACCTGGCGGGACAACACCTACCCCGGGTGCGCCTGCGACATCCCGTCGCACATGTACTCGTTCTCCTTCGAACCCAAGGCCGACTGGACCCACATGTGGTCCTTCCAGCCCGAGATCTTCGACTACCTCAAGGGCGTCGCCGACAAGCACGGCCTGCGTCGCCACATCCGGTTCGGCGCCCATGTCGACCGCGCGCACTGGGACGAGGCGGAGTCCCGCTGGCACGTCTTCGACGCCACCGGGCAGGAGTACGTCGCGCAGTTCCTGATCTCCGGGGCCGGCGGACTGCACATCCCGTCCATCCCCGAGATTCCTGGGCGAGACCAATTCGGTGGTGTGGCTTTCCATTCCGCGCAGTGGAACCACGAGGTGGATATCCGCGGCAAGCGGGTCGCGGTGATCGGCACCGGTGCCAGCGCCATCCAGATCGTGCCCGCCATCGTCGACGACGTCGCCGAACTGCAGCTCTACCAACGCACCCCGGCCTGGGTGATGCCGCGCCCCAACAACGCGTTCCCGCAATGGATGCGCACCGTGTTCACCCGTGTTCCCGGGGTCCGGGCGCTGCTGCGCGCCGGCATCTACTGGATCCACGAGGGCGTCGGCTTCGCCATGACCCAGCAACCCCGACTGCTCAAGATCGGCGAGCTGATGGGGAAGTGGAACATCAACCGCAGCATCAAAGATCCCGAACTGCGGCGCAAACTGACCCCCGACTACCGTGCCGGATGTAAGCGAATCCTCAACTCCGACACCTACTATCGCGGGATCGCGAACCCGAAGACCACCGTGGTCACCGAGCGGATCGAGCGGATGACACCGGGCGGCTTCGTCACCGCCGACGGCGCCGAGCACCCGGTCGATGTGGTGATCTGGGCCACCGGATTCCACGTGACGGATTCCTACACCTACGTCGACATCAAGGGTGCCGACGGTGAGGATCTGGTGGACCGCTGGAACGCCGAGGGGATGGCCGCCCACCGTGGCATCACCGTCGCCGGGATGCCGAACCTGTTCTTCCTGCTCGGACCCAACACCGCGCTGGGGCACAACTCGGTGGTGTTCATGATCGAATCGCAGATCCGCTACGTCGCGCAGGCCATCGCCGCGGTGGACCAGGCGGGCGCGGCCGCCCTGGCCCCGACCCGCCGCGCACAGGACGAGTACAACGCCGATCTGCAGCGGCACCTGGCCGGCACGGTGTTCAGCACCGGTGGCTGCCACAGCTGGTACATGGACGCCCACGGTGTCAACCGCACCCTGTGGAGCGGGATGACCTGGCAGTACTGGCTGGCCACCCGTAGCTTCAAGCCCTCGGAGTACAGCTTCATCCGGCAGCGTGAATCGGTGCGTTCCTAG
- a CDS encoding GAF domain-containing sensor histidine kinase has translation MNWHTLPHRLLAQVVRPTARPLGLGIVVAIVFLLAEVGAVIALKQVAPENAFGALLLLGVLVVSAGWDFGLAIATSLASAAVYAYLHLEGRDSLAPALAVFLTLALLTNVLVGQARLRAAEAEERRRHADRLAAQQAALRRVATLVARSADPTAVFTAAVDELGDSLGADHVTLMRFDPDDACVVLASRDRDETRAALLVGERFPLTGDSISTRIRKTGVAEHIDDYGAASGPIAERLQGLGVRSGAGTPLIVSGVVRGAMIVGSRRPESFSTRFQDHIGDFADLVSTAIANAETRTELTASRARIVAAADEARRGFERDLHDGAQQRIVALSLQLRATEAAAEGPVRAQLSAAVDSLAGLYADLQELSRGLHPAILSKGGLVPAIRTLARRSPVAVELDLQIEERLPASVEVAAYYLVAESLTNAAKYAEAEVVTVTAAVEDGALRLSVGDDGVGGAAAGGGSGLIGLQDRVEALSGEFRVLSTPNVGTTVTASIPVSS, from the coding sequence GTGAACTGGCACACACTGCCTCATCGGCTGCTGGCCCAGGTGGTTCGCCCGACCGCGCGTCCCCTCGGCCTCGGCATCGTGGTCGCGATCGTCTTCCTGCTCGCGGAGGTCGGCGCGGTGATCGCGCTCAAGCAGGTTGCCCCGGAGAACGCGTTCGGCGCGCTGCTGCTGCTCGGGGTGCTGGTGGTGTCGGCGGGCTGGGATTTCGGGCTGGCCATCGCGACATCGCTGGCCAGCGCGGCGGTGTACGCGTACCTGCACCTGGAGGGACGCGACAGTCTGGCACCGGCGCTGGCGGTGTTCCTGACGCTGGCCCTGTTGACCAATGTGCTTGTCGGACAGGCACGTCTGCGTGCCGCCGAGGCCGAGGAGCGCAGACGCCACGCCGACCGGCTCGCCGCGCAGCAGGCCGCGCTGCGCCGGGTCGCCACTCTGGTCGCGCGGTCCGCCGATCCGACGGCGGTGTTCACCGCGGCGGTCGACGAGCTCGGCGACAGTCTCGGCGCCGACCATGTGACCTTGATGCGCTTCGATCCCGACGACGCCTGCGTCGTGCTGGCCTCCCGCGACCGGGACGAAACTCGGGCTGCACTGCTCGTCGGGGAACGCTTCCCGCTGACCGGCGACAGCATCAGCACCCGCATTCGCAAGACCGGCGTCGCCGAGCACATCGACGACTACGGTGCCGCGTCCGGCCCTATCGCCGAACGGCTGCAGGGGCTCGGGGTACGTTCCGGCGCCGGCACCCCGTTGATCGTGAGCGGTGTCGTCCGTGGCGCGATGATCGTGGGATCCCGTCGCCCGGAGTCGTTTTCGACCCGGTTTCAGGATCACATCGGTGACTTCGCCGATCTGGTGTCGACGGCGATCGCCAACGCCGAGACCCGTACGGAACTGACCGCCTCACGGGCCCGCATCGTGGCCGCCGCCGATGAGGCACGCCGTGGTTTCGAACGCGATCTGCACGACGGGGCCCAGCAGCGGATCGTGGCGCTGAGCCTGCAATTACGGGCCACCGAGGCGGCGGCGGAGGGGCCGGTGCGCGCCCAGTTGTCGGCCGCCGTCGACAGCCTTGCCGGGCTCTACGCGGACCTGCAGGAGCTCTCCCGCGGCCTGCACCCGGCGATCCTGTCCAAAGGTGGGCTGGTGCCGGCCATCCGCACGCTCGCGCGCCGGTCGCCGGTGGCGGTGGAGTTGGATCTGCAGATCGAGGAACGGCTGCCCGCATCCGTGGAGGTCGCCGCGTACTACCTGGTCGCCGAATCGCTCACCAACGCAGCGAAATATGCCGAAGCGGAGGTGGTGACCGTGACCGCGGCCGTCGAGGACGGCGCCCTGCGGCTCTCGGTAGGCGATGACGGTGTCGGCGGGGCCGCGGCCGGGGGCGGTTCCGGGTTGATCGGCCTGCAGGACCGGGTGGAGGCGCTGTCCGGGGAGTTCCGCGTCCTCAGCACCCCGAACGTGGGCACCACCGTCACCGCGTCGATCCCGGTCAGCTCCTGA